The genomic window GCAAAGAGGTCGTATTCATAGTCGTAGCTGTAAAGGAGATTGCTTGCTGCACTGGCAGAGATAACAGCTTGGCGATTGAGGGCATCATAGGAGGTGCTGATCATATCGCCATTGGGAAGTGTCTTAACACGGATATTCCCGTTTAGGTCATAGTCATAATCTGTAACTCGAGAGCTTGATTCGGTCATGGTATCGAGACGGTTTAGTGCATCATAGGTAGAAATGCATGTCAGATTGGTATCTCCATAGACATTGCTAAGACGGTTACCCGCCAAGTCGTAGGTATAGGTATGAGTCACACCACCAGAGGTTTCCTGGATGATGCGATTGAGGGCATCATAAGCGTAAGCAACATCGGCGGCACTATTTTTGGCAGGAGTATTAGAGACATCGTCAAGAACCTCTATGACCTCCTTGAGGTTACCTACTTTGTCATACGCATACTTACGTATGGCATTTGTGTTATCAACGGTATCATAAAAAACCTTTGTTAGCCTATTTCGCTTATCATACTCGTAATGCGTATTAACTCCCTTAGCATCCAGGCGTTTGGTTTTATTCAGAGCATTGAAAGAGTAAGTGGTGGTATCAGCTGCACCGCCGACTCCATAGATGATTTGGGTATTGCGGTTTAAGCCATCATAGTCAAAATCACTACGTTGGTCTTTACCGTCAATGACTGCGGTACGATTGCCCACTTCATCGTATTGATTGGTTACTAAAATCTCTTCGGCATCGGTCGTGGTAAGTAAGCGGTTGAGAGCGTCGTAAGTATTGGTAACATTGACCCGACCCTCCACTAAATCTGTTTGATCTTGCGCAGCTTTAGCAACTGCTAATGTTGTGGCACCACCCTGGATGGTTTCAAGGATGTTTCCATTTTCATCATAGATATTAAGGGTGGTTCCAAAGTGAGACGCAACAGAGCCGTTATTGAGCATAGCATCTGTTGCTGGGGTGATGACATGGGTAGGACGGTTGGCCCGGTCGTAAACGGTCTCAGTGGTGTTGCCACGCGCATCTGTCACCGCGGTAACATTTCCAACATCATCATAGAAGGTTTCTGTGAAGGGTGATTCCAAAGCTCCACCGTTGTCTTCATTAACAACGGCTGGTTGGGTTTCAGTGATCTTACGGTTGCGTTCATCAAAGGTGAAGTCCCACTGTCTACCAAGTGGGTTTATCGTAGCGACAACATTACCATTTAGGTCATAGACTGTTTGGGTTAGAGGATTGGCGGTTCCCCCGATTCCATCATCCACAAGCGGTTGAATGACTTTGGTGGCACGCCCTGCAAGGTCGTATTCTTTGTTGGTCACGCGTCCTTCCTCGTCAATGGTCTCGTATTCTAAGCCAGTTGAGGTATAAGCCATGGAAATAAAACCGTAGTCGTTGTTGACTACTCCTTGGGATTCCACAGCAAAGCGCGTCATCACAGGACGGTTTAAGGAGTCAAAGTCGGTTTCGGTCACTTGATCCACATTTAACATTGGTGTGAAGGACATGATCTGTGCGGGATCAGGATTAGCCATTGTCTGGGTATCACGAAAAGCCGTTTGCTCAACAGGGTTCCCTACTTGGTCGTAGCTGGTATGAGTTATGGCATATTTGCCGGGTTCGACTTCGACTGCCTTGGCTATTTCGCGGTAGAGGCTGTCATAAACCATGTAGGTCTCTTGTGGATTCCCATCCGCCAAGGTTTTAGGCCCGATGATTTTGGTGGGTTTAAAGCCATCTTGGCTAAAGGCGGAGGCGCCGGGATTCGCAGTGCTATCATATTCATATTGGGTGATGATGTCCTGGGTTAGAGAGGGATTTTCTGTCGATAGAACTTTTTTCGCTATTAAGCGTTGAATTTCATCGTATTCAAAACGGGTAATGTTTCCATTGGGATCCATCTCAGTAATCTTGGAGTTGACGCTGTTGTATTCGAAGTCGGTAAATAAATGAGCTTCTAGACGAGCAGTAGTAGAATCAACCTGTGCCGGATTAAAGAAGGATGTGAAGGTGCTTGGATCACTGCCGCTGAGCATGTGGTTATCATCCATGACCCGTATTTGGCGGACGAGACGATTCAAGGAGTCGTAGTGATAGACTGTGATGTTTCCATTTTCATCTATCTCACCAACTTTATTGCGGTCATCATAAATCATTGATTTGCTGGGAGCTGAGGAGTCTTCGGGACCTATAGCGGGAGGGTAGACCACGCGAATGAGGCGGTTTAAGCCGTCATAAACAAAATATGTTGTAAATCCTCTGGGATCGGTGGTGGAAATTTTATTACCGTTTTGGTCATAGTCATGACTGGTGACAAGATCCGGTTCGGACCCCATGACAACCGTCTCAGACTGCACATAGCCTAACGCATCTGGTTCATAGAGGGTTGTTAAATCTGAAACCCAAGTCACAGGATCAGCTCCCAGATCTTTTATAGATTTACTATCCATAAAACCGGGGAAGCTGGGGTTATCGTAGGTAAAATCGGTTACCTGTCTGGGTGTCGTGCCGTCTGAGTCATAGATGGTCTCTTTGGTACGCAATCCGTACGGAGGGTCGGGTAGACCGCTGTCTATCTCATACTCTGTTTTAATACCACGCTCATCGATGATTTCAGTCATCACGTGCCATTTTACATCGTACTGGAAACTTTTTTCTTGTCCCAAGGCATCGGTTTGCAAGTTGGGATCAGCGAAAAATCTACCCAATACAGTAGGCTCGGTAAAAGAGTTCGATACACTGCGAGGCCCTGATATATTACTCGTTAACTGCCTAAAGTAATTGGTATTTACTGTGATTAGGGCCGCACCAGAAAGATTGGGAATCCCTTTACTGTAGCTGAATCGGGTGGTGTTACCGGAAAAGTCAGTGGTTGCAATAGGTCCGAAAGACTGCACTGCATTGAAATCAAATTTTTCACTGGCATTGTCTAAAGGGTATTCAATGGTGAGTGCGTTATGCACTAAGAGTTTTGGCCTTTCATTGAAAACAGTGGAGATATTAAGAGCTGAGAGTTGTACATCATTGGCCAGGACAAAGCCTAAGAATCGATCAAATCGTTGTCTCTTGGATTCAAACGTGGCGTCCCTAACATATTCGTTGGTTTCCATGATCTGACTGCCATTGAATCTATAGGTTCTGGTTTGCCCTACAGCGTCTGTAATAGAGTTAAGTCTGACGCTGGCATCACCAGTGAATATATTTTCTGACAAGTAGCTGGGAACACGCATTTCACTATCAGAATAGTAAGTCATGTAGAACTGCGATTGATTTGCAGTGGTGACTTCTGAACCGTCAGGTAGGTCGATCTTTGAAATATATCTAGGGAATCCGGATACCGGGTAATATCCCTCGAAATTGAAGTTTTTGCTGTAGTTGTCATAGAGTTGTTTAGCGGCAAAGGAAAAGCGGTCTTGAGGTAGGCTAACAGAGTCGCTTTGAACTTTTGCATAATGAGAACGGGTGCGATCTTCCTGATAAGTAAAAGAGTATTCGTTACCATTAGAATCTCGTATATAATTCAAATTGCAGTGTGTTTGTTGATTGACTTCTTGTTCGTAAAGGAATCTTGCTAATGGGCCATCTCTGCCCAGGCGCACAGGCGGGTAAACAAAGCCTCTGAGCTCTTGCGGTGTGGTATCCCCCTCTATAACAGTTTCATAGCCGTAGGAGACTTCACTCAGGATGATACCGGCAGAATCTTTTTTAACAACTTTAGTCAAGCTTCCCGCTGGGTAATTGTATTCTACTACATTACCATTAGGGTCCGTTATGGTAGAGACTCTACCTGAGCTATAGGTTATATTAATTTGCCGACGTTCCGGGCTCAGGACGGGAACAAATTCGATCCTGGTCGGCTTAATGTCTCCATTTCCATAGTGATAGATCAGTTTATTGCCGTATTTGTCCTCTACCTCCTCCAGTCTATGGTAGAGCTCTCGTTGAATGGTAATGGAACCTATTTTAGGAGGAAAAATCCCAGCAATTCTAATACCAGCATCACTCAAGAATTGTGAAGTAACTGGATCAATATAAGGTGAAGTGGGACGCGCACCAGTCGTGACCTGAAGACTCTCCGTGACTACTGGATCCTTTGAGTATCTAAGCGTGGTGCCAAATTTTTTGGTAAATACGAGGTGGGATCCACTCATAGCCAGCGTATTGCTCATAGCATCGGCATCATGATTTCCGGAAGGCAGGGCAAAATAATTTAAAGGGGGCTTCAACAGTTTAGAGATGTCCTTGCCGCCTTCCCAGGATTCTTCAGCGCTGTTAAGAACGATGAATCTATAACTCGAGCCGTCATTGTCCGTGATATGCGCATAGCGCTCATAACGAAAAGCTGAGATATTACTATCTTTAGTGCCAATACCATCATAACTAGTCGTCGCTTTGGCCGAAATCCGAATATTGGGCGAAAGATTAGAACTCCAGCATAATCCAAAAGGTAAATCCGGTCTGAGGCTTGGATGGTAGGCTGTTTTGGATGTATCATCTATGTATACCTCTGAGGTGGCATTTCGTCTCACAGATAAATTAAGTTCGCTCGCTGGCATGGGCATATATAAATCCGTGGTGGAGTGATTGAGCCCCAGGGTCATAGCATCTAGATAGGTTTCTTCAGGCGCCTCATCTGTTTCTTCCTTTTGCTGAGGTTTTTCATCCGAAATAGGCATTCCATTGAGTCCTACTTTTCGATAGCGATTAGGAAAAGCTTCGGTAGGAGGGCTGATATTTACTGAAAGGCTCCAGTTATAACTGGGGAAAACTCTTGGTGGTGGTGGTGGGTTGTCTTCCTCATTCGAATGCAAAGATGGAGCAACAAACACCAAGAACATAATGCCCAGAAAAGTTGTCTTTGAGATATTTTTATAAAGTTTCATGGTTTAGGTTTGTTAGTTATTGTTGGCCTTTATTTCTCATGGCTATTAAAGTCTTTGCTCTTTGAACAAAGTCCTTCATATAATTCTCACGCCTGCTAGAAGATATCCGGTCAAGCCATTCTATATCTGCTGCAGTTCCAAAGTGTCCCATATAGTCAATTGCTGTGATCACCAGACTAACTGAGGCATTTTCCTCAATGCTTTTCTTTGCCAGGGGAACATAGGTATGCATCCCCTTGGAGTGGGCAATAGAAAGCGCGGTATTTAACGAACTGTGAGTCGCATCTGGGTTTTCTAAAACACGCGAGACGGATCTTTGAAGTTTTTGTTGATCGATCTCCATACCATCCATGTTCAAACGGTGGTAAGCCATGATAGCGGTGCCGGCTAAGGCAGTATCTGAATGCATGAGGGTACGTTCAAAAAGTTCTTCGAGATTTTTATTTAACTCAGGAGTGCGACCGCTTTTATCTATTCTAAATGCGATGCGGTCGAGTTGTTGAACCGTGTAATGCAGCAGTATTTGATGATGCGCATCATCGCGCACTATGTTAAGAAAGTTTTCAGTTATTCGAAGTGGAGAAGGATCCTTCTGCACCACATACTTCATGATTTCGCTTTTGATAGAATGCCACTCACGTTGAGTAAGGTTGTATCGATTATCCTTGTTTGAGAGATAATCATAGAACTCTAATCCTATGTCTTCATCCCATGCTTTTGCTAATTCAAAGAACGCCATCATGCGTTTTTGGTAAAGTTCTGAGTTATCCTGTGTGAGACAACTTAAAGCCTCTTGCTGGCTGGAAAATTGAAAATCTGAGCGCGCATAGACATTTCTTTTAAGATGCTGTTGTTGTTTGAGTTTTTTGAAATGCTCTCTTTGCTCTGGCGTAATCTGCTTAGCAGGAACAACTTTACCCCCTACCAGCACTTGGTTTTCAGCCAAGGAATGCCCCGCAGGTTTTTTCTTAGCCATTGGTAAGCTTGAAAAAAAGAGGATTGCCAAAGCTGCTCCTGCTGCCCCAGTTAAGACAAACAGGTATACTTTGATATTGGTATTATTTTTCATGGTACCCATTTACTCCTTTATCATTAGAAATTATCTCTGGCCTACTAGCTCCCCGTCTTGGTAGATAAACAGCCTATGGCAAATCGTTGTATTTTCGTCAGTTTGAGGATTGTCTGGATCGTCTGGTGTATTCATAAGGAAAGTGGCAACAGCCACACCATTTTCGTCAAAATCATCCATTGTAAGGGTGAGTGTTTGGGAGCCTAATCTGGCATCCAATTCATTATCACCGTCACTATCCTCCATAAAGATAAGATTGCCGTTTTCATCTGTAGGCAAATTGTCATCAAAAAACATGACTCCATTTTGGAAGATCACGAGTTCGACAGTCAGTCCTTCAATAGCTTGTGTAAGTATAAGAGACATTTCAATAACCTCCGTCCCATCTTCAAGTGTCTCAACCACTTGAGTGGTACTATTGACACTGGAGGCTAAAGCAATTCCCTGAACATTGACTGCATCTATAACAGGACCTCCTGGCTCTGTGCGTGCCACGATAGCTCGTCCTTTGGGTTCATAGGTCGTCACCTCGTAGGCGCTTAGTAATGGAGGATCCGAGCGATAAGCTCCACGAGACCAGAAGACCGACCACTGGGGATCATTGTGAGTCATGACTTGACCCAGCATTACAGGAGGGTTGCTGTAGGTTCTACCTAAGGGGATTTCAAGCAAGCCTTGATCCCAATCTTTTTTACCAGCTACCGTAGGAGTATCCCGGTCTATCAAACCCGCCTGGACCCCAGGATAAACGCCTGCTTCCATAACAATATAATGGACACGATAACCTCCAGTTATTGTCGTACCCGATGGATTTTGTACTTTCAGTTCAAAGCTGCTTCCATTTGCATTCCGGATTCTAGTGACTATAGGTAGTTGGGTTTCATCATAATTTGGAGTAGCAACCACCACCATCTCAGAGTAAGACTCGGTGAGGCTTACATTTACCCAGCTACTTCCTACATTATTTAAGACTCCCTTTTGAAGTTTGGGACCTGTCCCATCAGGTGTGGTATGATCAAATACCGCATAGGCAAGCTGTTCCGGGGGATGAATACGATTATCCGTATCAGCTATCTGCTCTTCGGGATCTACAAAGCCTACGCCATCATCATAAATGAGATCTTCGTCTACGGCCAGGGATAGTGTGCCTGATCCCGTGTCTAACGGATTTGAGCCATAGAGAAGCGGCCACGCACCATCACCTCCATTCATGCCAGCGATTGAGGCAACGGCTACATCTGGGTTTGAGAATCCAGATAGGTCATAGATATATGGAGCATCTGTATCACCATCGATGATGTTTCCCAGTCCTTTGACAACATTAGACCCCAGTGCAGCACTATAATGAACACCGGATATGGTGCCTGTGCCCGGTTCTAAAATGATATAACCCAGTTTCTCCACAGTTCTTTCAAGAGAATCTTCTGTCCCGAAATTTTCTTCACCTATATGAGAACCAATAAGTAAACTGGTGGTAGATACGAAATCAACCCGTCCGTCGGCCTGCATATGATTCTCTGCATCAAGGGCTATATCAAAAGTATCCGGTGCCCATATTCTCTCTTTGCCTATCCAGGCATAGAAATCTTCCCCCAGATTTGCGGTGACCACGGTTACATCAAACATATTGTATCCCGAGCCCCCATTCTGATTTGACTCAATTGTATAAATACCGGCTTCATTGAACAGGTGTTGTTGCCTCTGCCCGCCATTAATGGTATAGCTAGCTACCTGTACGCTATCTTTTGTAATGACTACCTCTGCCGAGTTAGAAAGGTTTGCTTCGAAAAGAAGGGCGTCATCTTTTCTGATAGTCATATCAGAAGCCGTGTAGACATCTGTAGCCTCCCAGGTTACATCAAATGGGCTTAGCGTTAAGCCTCCGTTTTCAAAGGAAACATTAACGGCAGTAGGTCCGCTTGCATTTAGGGCGATATTGCTAAACCAACGATCATCAGGAGCTAATTGAGCATTCAAGGAGCCATTAATGGAAACTAACTGATAAAGGAAGGCGTTCCCTTCCAAACATACAGGCGAAACGGGAGAGCTTGTTACCGTGTCGACAGAATTGAGCATTTGTAATCTTTGCTGGTACCAATCAGCAACTCCATTAATCTTTTGCAAGGTCAAGGACTCGATTCTCATCTTTTGAAATGAAAAGTAGTGGTGCATCTCCAGTGTGATAGAGTGAGAACCAACATTTAGATAAGGCAAATAAATCCAAGCTACTTTTGATTGTGATGGGTCGATGAAAGCAGATGCAATCCCCGCGTACATCCCATCAACATAAACCAGCAGTTCAAAGCGATTACGCAATGGATCCACCGACATATTTTCCAGGAGGATATCCAGTCGATAGATTCCCGCTTCCCCCGAACCGATCTCTAGATCATAGGTAACTGAGCCGGCCTGGGTAAGGTTATAAAATCCATTGCGATAGCTCCTCCAATTTCCCTTGTAACTCGATACAGCATTACCCTTTATTGCTTTAAATGTTTCTACGCTAACAATGTCATCAACTTTTGGATCAGTGAAGGTTCCAAAAATTTCTTCATAATCACCTAGTAGATCACCATCTGAATTACTTTGTGTGGGATCAGTTCCCGCTTGAGATTCTACATCATCACTCACACCATCCAAATCTTGATCATAAGTAACGACTTCAACGTTATCTACAACAGCAGTTAGCAGTTGAGCGTTTTCATTGGAAGCAAGCGCAATACCGATGTAGGCCTGATCACTAATCAATAGATTAGTAGGCTCAGACTCTAGTTCATACCAGGTAATATTGTCTTTTGAAAAAGAGCCGGTAAAGACATTGTCTTTTCTTTCTAGCTTGAGCCATACTGGCAAGGTCTGGTCCGGTGCCGAATTACCGCCACCGAATAGATTGAGCTGATCTGTTCCCCTTAAGTCATCGGTTTCATCTGTCACACTGGCTTCACTTCTATGAATATAGCGAATATCAAAATCGCTGGGGATATCTTTGTCTCTGGAAATTACCATAGCCGCCATTTTGGATGACTCTGTTAAGCTATCTCTTATCATGACACCTATTCTCGCTTTTCTTTCAGTCGCATTCTGAAAACCCTGTTGAGTGACTTCAGCAGGAGAGGGAATTCTTATTTTAATGTATCCATCCCCTCGGATCGGCTGATAAAGATAATGAAACTCATCACTGGTTTCTCCCCTATTGAAACCAGTTCCCGATGCTTGTAGAACAAAAGTGTCTTGGTCCAGGTAAGTTGCTGGAGGACCTGGATCACTTATTGGGGCTGGATTGCCAACAGCCACTCCTGGTAAGGCGACATCTCCTATATCCAGGCTTTCCCATGGAGATTGTAAAACAGGGTTGGAGCCATTTTGGAATTCCGTAAGATGGCTGGCGCCATCGCCGTCAGGATCATCAGTATCTAAGACATCTTGTATGGAGGTGATATTGTCGTTAGACACATCCGTATCTAGAGCTACTGCATCAATAATCTGATACTCCCACCAGTCCTCAATGCCATCTCCATCGGCATCAAGAAGCCCTGCGGTAATATCAGTTACTTTGATAGAAGCTGTTTGGCTGGCATCTCCTGAGACAAGCCCGACACCAGCATAGTAAAAGCCGTATTCCCAGTCGAGAGCTAGAGGAATAGAAGCAAACTCTATCCAGTCCGACTCGTTTGGGGTACCCGCAACATCAGAGTAATAGGCAGTAAACTCATGGCCTATTTTATCGATCTTTAGCCATAGAGGAAATTGATAAATACTGTTCGGACTTGCCTGAGTATTTGTGCCCGCAGAAGACATCAAGGTTGTGAGTTCAAGATAATCTAGAAAAGGTTGCACACTGGTACTACCATTTTTAGTAGCACTTATGGTATTAGAAGATAGATCAAGGGTCTGATTATCTAGAGAGGTTGTGGTTGTCCAATTCAGGACCCCATCCACTTCGGTGTTGGGAAAGTTTAATGCGCTATCTATGACGTTCCCATTTAGTTCGATCTTGAATTTCCTATTATTCCTACTGGAGGCATAACCAAATAATAAATCTACATCTCCATGAGGTCCTAGTGTCCAAATAACTGGGTTGTTAGGTCTAACATTAAGATATAGGCCACCAGAAGCATTCTTTCTTGCCTCCAGGGCTGCCAAAAGGTAAGGCGTGTCCTCTGCTTCTAAGCGAATGACTTCACCAACCTTGTTTTTTCTATGAATCAATTCCAGGGTCCCATCCTGAGCAAGCATAAAGCTCACATGTCTAGAGTCTGGGTTGAGGTCCTGTCGCAACATGATGCCCGCTTTCGCGCCGATGGGTAGTAAAGAAGTCGTTTCTGCTAAACGCACGATGATGGATTGATCTCCAAAATTTAGCTGCCCCATATAATGCAAGCTATCTTGGTCTGTGCCCAGGAATCCTCTACCGCTTGAAGTCAGGGTAAATTCATCACTGGTGTCATCATAGGTAGCTGAGCCCTTAGAATATCCTAGAAGCAAATCATCTAGCGTATCGCCAATATCCACATTAAACCAGGGGTCCGGGAGTAATTCATTGAAGTATGGATCTGTCCCGGCAGCTAATTCGGTCTGATTATCTAGACCATCCCAATCAGAATCTTCATACTCTTTTATTTCATCAAATTCGATGACTCCATTATTATCACGGTCTACACCTAGGCCTTCGTCGATGATCTGCTGTTCCCAATAGTCGGCAAGACCATCTAAATCGGAATCCAAAATAAAACTAAAGATATACTTAGCCTGACCTAGGGTCGCCACTTGGTCATCCGCAGGATCTGCTACGATCAAGAACTCCCCACCATAGATAGGTATTTGAGGAGGATAAATTTCGGGAATCGAGTAAAGCTGGCTGGCAACCCATTTGAGCTGACCAATTTGAATTGTTTGATAATCTTCGGGTAGAGGAGCTGTCTGCATTTCCCATGTTTCTACCATCTCCCCTAAAGAACCTTCACCTGTTGGTAACTCTCCACCTACAGCCATCACAGCCATTTTTGCCTTAATGGTTAGATACTTGAGCTGACCAAGGTTACATGCCGCATAGTCCTCCGCGGTTCCCTGCAACACACTCTGGGAAGCCCACCAAGCAGGAGGGTCTTGCTGTGCTTTTAACCCTACACTAAAAGCACTGGTTAACCCTATTAGAACCGTGACTAAGATTATTTTCCTCATAATGGTTTTCTTTATTTTTAAACCGCTAATGCACTTGAATTAAAGCTGATCATCTTTTCATTTACTGGTGGCTCAGATAACAGCAGATACTTGAAAGAGTTTGGCCTTACTTGATAAAGACTTATTGACCAAACATGGGGATATCACCGGCCGGTTCAGTGGTAATGAATTTTGTTGCCGTAACGTTTTCTGTAACTGTCCAATCCCCATCGACCGTGTTAGGGCCTAAAAATGTATTAATCTCGTAAACCGTTCCAGAGTCAGGGATAGCAGTATACGTTATACTCGGCTCTGTTATAAATTCATTCCAGCTGTTATTCTTTTGGTAATAATGGACAGAGACAGCATTCTGGCCTGTTATCCAGGTATCACCTAATTGAGCCCATACAGAAAGCACATTTCCATTAATTCCTGAGCCAGCTTTGCGTATAACTTGCACATCCTTAACAGCTGGACTAAACCCACTATCTAAGTTAATCAGAGCAACATTAACTCCAGCTAACTGCGACCCATCATTGCGAGCATGAACAGAAATTCGTTGTCTACGATTTCCGTGACCATAATTACCAGGGTAGATATCCCAATCTGCTCCTGCAAAGAGGTATGATCCATCTAACATCATTTCTCCTAACTTGATCCATTTATCATTTGTGGGACCTTCATGAACTTTAGACCCTATACGCCCTGTTTTCGTAAGCACAGTATTATGAGCAGAATCTCGTGCTAAGCCTGGAGCTTTTATTCCACCCTCCATTTCTAAGTCACCTGCCATCCAAGTACTACCAGCCCAATTGACAGTAAAGGCGTTAGAGCGATCTTGCAATGACTCGCCGGCTCCGTTACCTACAATCAAAGCTAAGTCAGTATCAACAGAAGAAGTTCTAGTTCCTTGAGGTTGGTTATATCGGCCAACGACAATTTGACTAAACCCATCGGCAATATTACTATGCCCTAAGGCTACTGAATAATCTCCATAGGCTCTTGCAGAAGCGCCAAGAGCTATAGCTCTTGTGCCTAATGCGGTAGATTGTGCTCCGCCCGCAAAAGAAGCATAACCAGAGGCTTCATTCAATACCCCTAATGCTGTTGAACCGTTAGCAGTTGCTTCTGTCTTAAAGCCAAGAGCAACTGCGTATGTATCAGTTGCTTCTGTTTCAAAACCTAGAGAAACTGCAAATAGATCAGAAGCTAGATTATTTGTTAGATCGCCTCCGACTACTGAATTTGTTCCAGTACCCGAACTTATGGAAATATTGGAGGAAAGATATCGTAAATCGCCACTGCTTTGAGTAAGCACATCGACTCCGTCAATCTGGATACTAGGTGATAATGGATTAGGATTTAAGGTAATGACATCATTGGTAGGGTTCGTTGGGTCAACAAGGGTCAGCACATTGTTGGCATCCAGGATCATTTTAGGTGCTGAGGTGACATCGGCATTTTCGGAAAAATAAAATGCGGCATCATCTTGGTGAGCCTCCAGAATAACTGTAGAAGCTCCTCCCGGCTCGTCGTAAGTCAAGGTTACGACAGGGACTGGATTGACTGGATCATCTAAGTTATTGACGGTCACTGCATCAAAGCTTGAGCCTGACGCACCTGCCTCAATGTCCATGACCAGTGCTTTGACTCGCCAATTATTTGAGTTGCCCGCGCCCACGGCTACGTAGAGTTGATCCCCTGTGGTCACGGTAATGGGTGTTCCTGGTGCATAACTGGCGTTGGGCTTCAGATTATACTGAGAATCCACAATGGTATTGGTATCCGAGTCCCAGAACACAAAATCCATTTTATCTCCTGAGTTGGTGCCCAAATTAAAATCAACCTGATTGAGCAAGAGTTGGTTACCAGAGGCAGTTAAGCCCGTCGTATCAAAGGTATAGACGATCCCCTCCCCCAATACATCCAATTTATTGTTACCTACTCCTATTCCATTATTACCGCTAAACTTGATGGTGCTCGCGGAGGTGAGATTTCCTTTGTAAGTCTCAAAATTAGCTGGATTGGCTGTGAGATCCCAGTTGTTCACTCCCGAGATCACGTAGGAAAAGGAATCCCCGGCTGCGGCATTGGTCAAAGTGCCAGTGGCCGAAGGAGTGCCCGGATTACCGGCAACCGATAAGGGATTTGCCGTGACCGTCCAATTAGCGGAACTTGAGCTGCCGCCTCCGCTGTTGCCTATAGTGACTTGTGCGTTTGTGTTGGTTGCAATGAGCGCAACCCCTGCCAAAATGACCCAAATGTTAT from Verrucomicrobiota bacterium includes these protein-coding regions:
- a CDS encoding RHS repeat-associated core domain-containing protein — its product is MKLYKNISKTTFLGIMFLVFVAPSLHSNEEDNPPPPPRVFPSYNWSLSVNISPPTEAFPNRYRKVGLNGMPISDEKPQQKEETDEAPEETYLDAMTLGLNHSTTDLYMPMPASELNLSVRRNATSEVYIDDTSKTAYHPSLRPDLPFGLCWSSNLSPNIRISAKATTSYDGIGTKDSNISAFRYERYAHITDNDGSSYRFIVLNSAEESWEGGKDISKLLKPPLNYFALPSGNHDADAMSNTLAMSGSHLVFTKKFGTTLRYSKDPVVTESLQVTTGARPTSPYIDPVTSQFLSDAGIRIAGIFPPKIGSITIQRELYHRLEEVEDKYGNKLIYHYGNGDIKPTRIEFVPVLSPERRQINITYSSGRVSTITDPNGNVVEYNYPAGSLTKVVKKDSAGIILSEVSYGYETVIEGDTTPQELRGFVYPPVRLGRDGPLARFLYEQEVNQQTHCNLNYIRDSNGNEYSFTYQEDRTRSHYAKVQSDSVSLPQDRFSFAAKQLYDNYSKNFNFEGYYPVSGFPRYISKIDLPDGSEVTTANQSQFYMTYYSDSEMRVPSYLSENIFTGDASVRLNSITDAVGQTRTYRFNGSQIMETNEYVRDATFESKRQRFDRFLGFVLANDVQLSALNISTVFNERPKLLVHNALTIEYPLDNASEKFDFNAVQSFGPIATTDFSGNTTRFSYSKGIPNLSGAALITVNTNYFRQLTSNISGPRSVSNSFTEPTVLGRFFADPNLQTDALGQEKSFQYDVKWHVMTEIIDERGIKTEYEIDSGLPDPPYGLRTKETIYDSDGTTPRQVTDFTYDNPSFPGFMDSKSIKDLGADPVTWVSDLTTLYEPDALGYVQSETVVMGSEPDLVTSHDYDQNGNKISTTDPRGFTTYFVYDGLNRLIRVVYPPAIGPEDSSAPSKSMIYDDRNKVGEIDENGNITVYHYDSLNRLVRQIRVMDDNHMLSGSDPSTFTSFFNPAQVDSTTARLEAHLFTDFEYNSVNSKITEMDPNGNITRFEYDEIQRLIAKKVLSTENPSLTQDIITQYEYDSTANPGASAFSQDGFKPTKIIGPKTLADGNPQETYMVYDSLYREIAKAVEVEPGKYAITHTSYDQVGNPVEQTAFRDTQTMANPDPAQIMSFTPMLNVDQVTETDFDSLNRPVMTRFAVESQGVVNNDYGFISMAYTSTGLEYETIDEEGRVTNKEYDLAGRATKVIQPLVDDGIGGTANPLTQTVYDLNGNVVATINPLGRQWDFTFDERNRKITETQPAVVNEDNGGALESPFTETFYDDVGNVTAVTDARGNTTETVYDRANRPTHVITPATDAMLNNGSVASHFGTTLNIYDENGNILETIQGGATTLAVAKAAQDQTDLVEGRVNVTNTYDALNRLLTTTDAEEILVTNQYDEVGNRTAVIDGKDQRSDFDYDGLNRNTQIIYGVGGAADTTTYSFNALNKTKRLDAKGVNTHYEYDKRNRLTKVFYDTVDNTNAIRKYAYDKVGNLKEVIEVLDDVSNTPAKNSAADVAYAYDALNRIIQETSGGVTHTYTYDLAGNRLSNVYGDTNLTCISTYDALNRLDTMTESSSRVTDYDYDLNGNIRVKTLPNGDMISTSYDALNRQAVISASAASNLLYSYDYEYDLFANVREVVEDYNQADNPTLNLVDRIITNEYDNINRLVKEEYDLSGSSSIKITAYTYDFAHNRIQKSTYSKFRSTGLVLPDSGLNVNYTYNELNQLLVESTSGLFGNITSTYSYDANGNRTLKVFDDGSGGGSQVKLAPKSLGAWSLFALTIPDPIPDTVQYIYDVENRLVLINDSLSPNQGIYQYSYDYRTRRVGRDESLASGDNTKVVFSGGTSAQEYDNGASSPSVEYIRGSDYGGGIGGILYTLRSGTPSYTHNNSRGDIVAKTNAGGTITYQAQYEAFGTRTEEFGSTEDRQKANSKDEDPTGLLNEGFRYRDLEAGVFITRDPLGFVDGPNVYTYVNQNPWTYFDPTGLYGSYGGSQVYDSYSRDLFSTPEAN